Proteins encoded within one genomic window of Nordella sp. HKS 07:
- the cas3 gene encoding CRISPR-associated helicase Cas3', which translates to MEESLHFWSKTRPDGEVRSHPLVYHSLDVAAMFELLLSDRFGYWRVFERSFGAPIAAIAPALTALVALHDLGKVAVGFQAKVEQAWPAALLGAWPGRQNRYDHAEGSARLLVEDGHATFLDGIKGASNRRAVHSLLLAIAYHHGKPMDRIANGTPMSVPKFVRAGDAALVATSILAAFDPSPPLPSIDGRSARTLSWLLSGLVSLADWIGSGRDFAFRLPELSPREYWLNVARPTALAAIARLRLEPAQPSIEPGSTGLLEDGWQATPAQHMAVGLPLPDGPLLVMIEDTTGSGKTEAALVLARRMMQQAKGAGIFIALPTTATADAMYSRMAEQYRRLFATGALPSLALAHGRRRLNPLFCDSILPDGDVAEIHDEESVGVICAAFFADDRRKVFLAEVGVGTVDQALLAVLPSRYATLRLAGIASKILIIDEAHAYDAYMQKEVETLLAFHAAAGGSAIVLSATLPRGMKEKYARAFRNLGHDDTVSLDTLSYPLFTTVSANREPVSNPVAPHVGTSRSVKATRLENRDEALSRIAAATRAGACAVYIRNSVDDAIEAWQGLKDEGLEPLLFHARFVMADRLAVEREVLRVFGKHSTRDQRRGRILVATQVVEQSLDLDFDVMASDLAPIDLLIQRAGRLWRHSRGDRPVPGPELLVVSPEPLIDIHKTWAAAAFPRGAYVYRNHAVLWKSAKVLFEAGTIRSPDNLRDLIESVYGAFDVEIPAALTDNADFSEGRESAETSQAKQNVLPLEDGYAGSRNAAWNSDIAIPTRLGEPQTLFRLAHWQDGALIPYATAGASGNSMLAWALSEMSIARRRATGRGAVPTSVEQAALAIERLWREQGDAAVVLPIIDSRLSLLDDRNQTRGASYASQCGLAWEGPG; encoded by the coding sequence ATGGAAGAATCGTTGCATTTCTGGTCCAAGACCCGGCCGGACGGCGAGGTGCGCAGCCATCCGCTGGTCTATCACAGCCTGGATGTGGCGGCGATGTTCGAACTGCTGTTGTCGGACCGCTTCGGTTACTGGCGCGTTTTCGAGAGAAGTTTCGGCGCGCCTATTGCCGCGATTGCTCCGGCGCTCACGGCACTGGTGGCGCTTCATGATCTTGGGAAAGTGGCGGTGGGATTTCAGGCAAAGGTCGAGCAGGCCTGGCCTGCGGCGCTGCTGGGCGCTTGGCCAGGGCGGCAGAACAGATACGACCATGCCGAAGGAAGCGCCAGACTCCTGGTTGAGGATGGCCACGCCACTTTCCTCGATGGCATCAAAGGCGCGTCGAATCGCAGAGCAGTGCACAGCCTGCTGCTTGCCATCGCCTATCATCACGGGAAACCGATGGACCGGATCGCGAATGGAACGCCAATGTCCGTTCCAAAATTTGTGCGCGCGGGTGACGCTGCGCTTGTTGCAACCTCTATCCTGGCTGCTTTCGACCCGTCGCCGCCTTTGCCAAGCATCGACGGTCGCAGCGCCAGGACGCTGAGCTGGCTCTTGTCAGGTCTGGTCTCGCTGGCCGATTGGATCGGCTCTGGCCGGGACTTCGCGTTTCGCCTACCGGAGCTTTCGCCTCGGGAATACTGGTTGAACGTAGCGCGGCCCACGGCGCTCGCTGCCATTGCGAGGCTCCGGCTTGAGCCGGCGCAGCCAAGTATCGAACCGGGCAGCACTGGACTGCTGGAGGACGGTTGGCAGGCGACGCCTGCCCAACATATGGCCGTCGGACTTCCATTACCTGACGGCCCGTTACTGGTGATGATCGAAGACACGACCGGTTCCGGCAAGACCGAAGCCGCCCTTGTGCTTGCCCGCCGTATGATGCAGCAGGCCAAAGGCGCCGGTATCTTCATCGCGCTCCCCACCACAGCCACGGCGGATGCCATGTATTCGCGTATGGCGGAGCAGTATCGCCGGCTGTTCGCGACTGGCGCCTTGCCGTCTCTGGCGCTGGCACATGGCCGGCGAAGACTGAACCCACTTTTCTGCGACTCGATCCTGCCCGATGGGGATGTCGCGGAGATCCACGATGAGGAATCCGTCGGCGTGATCTGCGCGGCCTTCTTCGCCGATGACCGCCGCAAGGTGTTTCTTGCCGAAGTGGGGGTGGGCACGGTCGATCAGGCGTTGCTGGCCGTTCTTCCCAGCCGATATGCCACTTTGCGACTTGCCGGCATCGCGAGCAAGATTCTGATCATCGACGAGGCGCATGCCTATGACGCCTATATGCAAAAGGAAGTCGAGACGCTTCTCGCCTTCCATGCCGCCGCCGGTGGCTCGGCCATCGTTCTTTCGGCCACCCTGCCACGCGGCATGAAAGAGAAATATGCCCGTGCCTTCCGCAATCTTGGCCATGACGACACGGTCAGTCTCGATACTTTATCCTATCCCTTGTTCACGACCGTCTCCGCGAACCGCGAGCCCGTTTCGAATCCTGTAGCGCCACACGTAGGCACGAGCCGCAGTGTGAAAGCCACCCGCCTTGAAAACCGCGATGAAGCGTTGTCGCGGATCGCCGCCGCGACCAGGGCAGGAGCCTGCGCGGTCTATATCCGCAATAGTGTCGATGATGCCATCGAGGCCTGGCAGGGTTTGAAGGACGAGGGGTTGGAGCCTCTCTTGTTCCATGCCCGCTTCGTCATGGCGGACCGGTTGGCCGTCGAGCGCGAAGTGCTGCGCGTATTCGGCAAGCACTCGACGCGGGACCAGCGACGCGGGAGGATCTTGGTCGCCACCCAGGTGGTGGAGCAATCGCTGGATCTCGATTTCGATGTGATGGCGAGCGATCTCGCTCCCATCGATCTGCTTATCCAGCGGGCTGGCAGGCTGTGGCGTCACTCGCGTGGCGATCGTCCAGTTCCTGGTCCTGAACTCTTGGTTGTCTCGCCGGAGCCCTTGATCGACATCCATAAGACCTGGGCAGCGGCGGCCTTTCCTCGTGGCGCCTATGTCTACAGGAATCACGCCGTGTTGTGGAAAAGCGCGAAGGTACTATTCGAGGCTGGCACGATCAGGTCGCCGGATAATCTTCGGGATCTGATCGAGTCCGTTTACGGAGCATTCGATGTCGAGATTCCTGCCGCGCTGACCGACAACGCCGACTTCAGCGAAGGCAGGGAAAGCGCGGAGACTTCTCAGGCGAAGCAGAATGTCCTGCCGTTGGAGGACGGCTATGCAGGTTCAAGGAATGCAGCATGGAATAGCGATATCGCCATACCAACGCGGTTGGGGGAACCGCAGACGCTGTTTCGCCTCGCCCACTGGCAAGATGGTGCCCTCATTCCGTATGCAACAGCGGGAGCATCCGGCAATTCCATGCTGGCTTGGGCACTGTCTGAGATGAGTATCGCGCGCAGGCGCGCCACGGGCCGTGGCGCTGTCCCGACAAGCGTGGAACAGGCGGCGCTCGCGATCGAGCGACTGTGGCGCGAACAGGGCGATGCCGCGGTCGTCCTGCCGATCATCGACTCGAGGCTATCCCTCCTCGATGATCGCAATCAGACGCGTGGCGCTTCTTATGCGTCGCAATGCGGTCTTGCATGGGAAGGTCCTGGCTGA
- the casA gene encoding type I-E CRISPR-associated protein Cse1/CasA has product MSLSASYNLLHEPWLPVRRRSGGTVVWIRPAEITAAPEDPVADFAWGRPDFDAASREFLIGLLATALAPESDDVFDAMWESPPDTVQLDRAFAPFAFGFNLDGDGPRFLQDLDVLEDAEASPVSALLIEAPGANTLKENKDLFQKRGRVPYLGLPAAAIALYTLQTYAPSGGAGHRTSLRGGGPLTTLVEPADPTATLWQKLWLNVPKRKWRKPEKALPLVFPWLAPTVTSDGKPPRQVSPENSHELQSFWGMPRRIRLDFAEDSKSPPCPLTGKPSPRMVASYRTRPYGVMYTAFEHWLSPYYKAKANDTSWLPVHPQPGGIAYRDWPKLASLGTSMARPASCVAIAVAGRLPSLPGFGSRHPRLAATGYDMDNMKARGFVEARMPIFLPKPEWQQQFYQAAANLVASAELVARLTASSVRHAFEGDHGDAKSTPYEGLRERFYAETENEFYGTLRQIEESAAFDGAAWLRILRGTALRLFDEKVPLENLPDKLIDRSVKARAGLTAALAGFGKVGGSFYTYLGLPPPESRPKSPKPARSTRKPSGDKK; this is encoded by the coding sequence ATGTCGTTGTCCGCCTCCTACAATCTCCTTCACGAGCCGTGGCTTCCCGTTCGTCGGCGCTCCGGCGGGACCGTCGTTTGGATCAGGCCCGCCGAGATTACCGCTGCCCCCGAAGACCCGGTCGCGGATTTTGCCTGGGGACGTCCCGATTTCGATGCCGCTTCACGCGAATTCCTCATCGGACTTCTGGCCACGGCTCTGGCGCCCGAGAGTGACGATGTATTCGACGCGATGTGGGAAAGCCCACCCGACACTGTCCAGCTCGACCGCGCCTTCGCCCCCTTCGCGTTCGGCTTCAATCTCGATGGCGACGGCCCCCGTTTCCTGCAGGATCTCGATGTGCTGGAGGATGCCGAGGCTTCGCCCGTATCGGCCTTGCTGATCGAAGCGCCCGGCGCCAACACCCTCAAGGAAAACAAGGACCTGTTCCAGAAGCGCGGCCGGGTTCCGTATCTGGGGCTGCCGGCGGCCGCCATTGCACTTTACACCTTGCAGACTTATGCGCCGTCGGGCGGGGCAGGCCATCGGACATCGCTGCGCGGCGGCGGCCCTCTCACCACATTGGTGGAGCCCGCCGATCCCACCGCCACTTTGTGGCAGAAGCTCTGGCTCAATGTGCCGAAACGCAAGTGGAGAAAGCCCGAAAAGGCTTTGCCGCTGGTGTTTCCATGGCTTGCGCCTACCGTCACCTCAGACGGCAAGCCGCCGCGCCAGGTTTCGCCGGAAAACTCGCATGAGCTGCAATCCTTCTGGGGCATGCCGCGCCGCATTCGCCTGGACTTCGCGGAAGACAGCAAGAGCCCGCCTTGTCCGCTCACCGGCAAGCCCAGTCCACGTATGGTGGCCAGCTATCGAACCAGGCCTTATGGCGTGATGTATACGGCCTTTGAGCATTGGCTGTCGCCCTATTACAAAGCGAAGGCCAATGATACCTCCTGGCTGCCGGTTCATCCGCAGCCGGGCGGTATTGCCTATCGCGATTGGCCGAAGCTCGCGAGTCTCGGCACATCTATGGCCCGGCCCGCCTCATGCGTTGCGATCGCTGTCGCGGGACGATTGCCGTCTCTGCCCGGATTCGGCAGCCGCCATCCCCGTCTGGCCGCCACCGGATACGACATGGACAACATGAAGGCCCGTGGTTTTGTCGAAGCGCGCATGCCGATCTTCCTTCCCAAACCGGAGTGGCAACAGCAGTTCTATCAAGCCGCCGCTAACCTCGTCGCCAGCGCCGAGCTGGTGGCCAGACTTACCGCGTCTTCAGTCCGCCATGCCTTCGAGGGAGATCATGGCGACGCCAAGAGCACACCCTATGAAGGGCTGCGTGAACGCTTCTATGCCGAAACCGAAAATGAGTTTTATGGGACGCTGAGGCAGATCGAGGAGAGCGCTGCATTCGACGGTGCGGCGTGGCTGCGGATCTTGCGCGGCACGGCCCTTCGCCTCTTCGATGAAAAAGTTCCGCTCGAAAATCTGCCGGACAAACTCATCGATCGTAGCGTGAAGGCTCGCGCCGGTCTCACCGCTGCTCTGGCAGGGTTCGGCAAAGTGGGCGGATCATTCTACACATACCTCGGATTGCCACCGCCAGAATCCAGACCAAAATCGCCGAAGCCTGCCAGGTCCACCCGCAAGCCCTCTGGAGACAAGAAATGA